The proteins below are encoded in one region of Anaeromicrobium sediminis:
- a CDS encoding response regulator transcription factor: MNKSVLIVEDEARILEITSDYFKANDFHVFEAIDGQEALDVFNSNKIDLVVLDIMMPKLDGWSVCRRIRKNSDVPIIIITARSDEDDKLMGFELGADEYVTKPFSPKVLVARAKNLLKRASGSINSSINILKAGDIKIDKSSYMVTIGDEQLDLAPKEFSLLVYLIENKGLVLSRETILNNVWGYDFFGDLRVVDTHIKKLRKKLGDKSSYIHTLIRVGYKFEVL, translated from the coding sequence TTGAATAAAAGTGTGCTTATAGTAGAAGATGAAGCTAGAATATTAGAAATCACTTCAGATTATTTTAAGGCAAATGATTTTCATGTATTTGAAGCAATAGATGGCCAAGAAGCCTTAGATGTATTTAACTCTAATAAAATAGATTTAGTAGTATTAGATATAATGATGCCTAAATTAGATGGTTGGTCTGTATGTAGGAGAATTAGAAAGAATTCAGATGTACCTATCATCATAATTACAGCCCGTTCCGATGAAGATGATAAATTAATGGGCTTTGAATTAGGAGCTGATGAATACGTAACAAAACCCTTTAGCCCTAAAGTATTAGTGGCAAGGGCTAAAAATCTTCTCAAGAGAGCATCCGGTTCTATTAATTCATCAATTAATATCTTAAAAGCTGGAGATATTAAAATAGATAAAAGTTCTTATATGGTCACAATAGGTGATGAGCAATTAGATTTAGCTCCTAAGGAATTTTCCCTATTGGTTTATCTTATAGAAAACAAAGGATTGGTATTATCTAGAGAAACTATTTTGAACAATGTATGGGGATATGACTTTTTCGGAGATTTAAGGGTTGTAGACACCCATATAAAGAAATTAAGGAAAAAACTTGGTGATAAATCTTCCTATATTCATACTCTAATAAGAGTAGGATATAAATTTGAGGTCCTTTAA
- a CDS encoding HAMP domain-containing sensor histidine kinase, producing MERVYYNEKIKNTKDSINEFIEKYPSTEENFKLLSEEVNKFIEENNSYLAITDSSGNIELSYMINPIPDTMVIRGEDNNLYKVYLDSLLDSEDFQNLEFKLNDEIYVDGLMDENFKEFIDIYSIKYKDKEYVPGENTEYYISIEDTTDEDSLELDDYLKETSITGTIVNLNRTDYSKDLTFFYDDLLLAQINSFFTDSNFLDPSKNDFISYDYLDEMTNVQHMIFIKAFKAGDETKYIFVSTSLQPVSEALTVIEKYYIYFFIVALLLIGLLSFFYSKMISKPLIKINNVAKKMAILDFSTYCEVNSDDELGSLGNNLNILSKNLEHNLNELKIANAKLVDDMEKERQQENIRREFVANISHELKTPLGVIKSFSEGIKDGIYEKKRDYYLDVIIDEVEQMDKLILDMLQLSKLESKNFKLNKSSFSLDKLIYYSNDKFGAMIESKGIKVNLNLKESTVYADKSKIEQVVNNLFSNAIRYSPQNEEINISIDASDKDICFYMENTGTHIPEDEIHRIWDRFYRVEKSRSKVSGGTGLGLLIVKNILELHNSTFGVKNTNKGVKFFFSLKKG from the coding sequence TTGGAACGCGTATACTATAATGAAAAAATTAAAAATACCAAAGACAGTATAAACGAATTTATTGAAAAGTATCCTTCTACAGAAGAAAACTTTAAACTCCTATCTGAGGAAGTAAATAAGTTCATAGAAGAAAATAATTCTTACCTGGCCATAACGGATAGTTCTGGTAACATAGAATTGTCTTATATGATAAATCCAATTCCAGATACTATGGTAATTAGAGGAGAAGATAATAACCTTTATAAGGTATATTTAGATAGCCTACTAGATAGTGAGGACTTTCAAAATTTAGAATTTAAATTAAATGATGAAATATACGTAGATGGTTTAATGGATGAAAACTTTAAGGAATTTATAGATATTTATTCTATTAAATATAAAGACAAAGAATATGTGCCAGGCGAAAACACAGAATACTATATAAGCATAGAAGATACCACTGATGAAGATAGTTTAGAGTTAGACGACTATTTAAAAGAAACTTCTATTACAGGGACTATTGTAAACTTAAATCGTACAGATTATTCTAAGGATTTGACCTTTTTTTATGATGATCTATTATTAGCACAAATTAATAGCTTTTTTACAGATTCAAATTTTCTTGATCCTTCAAAGAATGACTTTATAAGTTATGATTATTTAGATGAAATGACTAATGTACAACACATGATTTTTATAAAAGCATTTAAAGCAGGAGATGAAACTAAATATATATTTGTATCAACTTCACTTCAACCTGTTAGTGAAGCCCTCACTGTAATAGAAAAATACTATATATACTTTTTCATAGTTGCATTATTATTAATAGGTCTTTTGTCATTCTTTTATTCCAAAATGATCTCAAAACCCCTTATAAAGATTAATAATGTGGCTAAAAAAATGGCCATCCTAGACTTTAGCACCTATTGTGAAGTAAATAGTGATGATGAATTAGGAAGTTTAGGAAACAATTTAAATATACTATCTAAAAACTTAGAACATAATCTAAATGAATTAAAAATAGCTAATGCAAAATTAGTAGATGATATGGAAAAGGAACGCCAACAAGAAAATATCAGGCGAGAATTTGTAGCAAATATATCCCACGAGTTAAAAACACCACTCGGTGTAATTAAGAGCTTTTCTGAAGGAATAAAGGATGGAATATATGAAAAGAAACGGGATTATTATCTAGACGTAATAATTGATGAAGTAGAACAAATGGACAAACTAATTTTAGATATGCTTCAATTATCTAAACTAGAATCTAAAAATTTCAAACTAAACAAAAGTTCTTTCTCCTTAGATAAATTAATCTATTATTCAAATGATAAATTTGGAGCTATGATTGAAAGTAAAGGCATTAAAGTAAACTTAAATCTAAAAGAATCTACAGTATATGCTGATAAGTCTAAAATAGAACAGGTTGTAAATAATCTATTTTCCAACGCCATAAGATATAGTCCACAAAATGAAGAAATAAATATATCCATAGATGCAAGTGATAAGGATATTTGTTTTTATATGGAAAACACAGGAACTCATATACCAGAGGATGAAATTCATAGGATATGGGATAGATTTTATAGAGTTGAAAAATCTAGAAGTAAAGTATCAGGAGGTACGGGACTAGGTTTACTAATAGTTAAAAATATATTAGAACTTCACAATAGCACCTTTGGAGTAAAGAATACTAACAAAGGAGTAAAGTTCTTTTTTAGTTTAAAAAAAGGGTGA
- the dnaX gene encoding DNA polymerase III subunit gamma/tau, whose product MGYIALYRKYRPNKFEDVVGQSHITRTLKNQIENDNVAHAYLFCGTRGTGKTSTAKIFARAVNCLNPIDNNPCNECEVCLGILNESIMDVIEIDAASNNGVDDVREIRENVKYPPTKGKYKVYIVDEVHMLSTGAFNALLKTLEEPPSYVIFILATTEPHKIPATILSRCQRFDLKRIKEGDISDTMESICNNMNIHVDRQALELIARNSDGALRDALSILDQCVSINENNITYDNVIDILGTVNDSYLLDLVDNIQNENTKECMKLIENLVDSGKDIHQFIKDLITHYRNLMMSKISDDLEGIINLSKENVERLCNQSESLPMNSISRSINLLSKLSADAKWASQPRVLLELTIIKLSSPEVDNSVEGLLDRIESLERRIKLGQINVVSNPSPMEEVKEEAKGELKEEIKEEVKEEMKPSTVVSRGDRFNSIKKGWNDILKVIKKKKISLHAVLIEGNLVGFKNNKLVISFGDAFSFHKEMAAQGAGFIQSVMEEMYGKKIGLDFVMESDIKNLSVKKEDEPETPQNVEGEVEKIKEKFGDFNLEIV is encoded by the coding sequence ATGGGATATATAGCGTTATATAGAAAGTATAGACCAAATAAATTTGAAGATGTAGTAGGGCAAAGCCATATTACAAGAACACTTAAAAACCAAATAGAGAATGATAATGTTGCTCATGCATACTTATTTTGTGGAACTAGGGGTACGGGGAAAACTTCTACGGCCAAAATATTTGCTCGTGCAGTAAATTGTTTAAATCCCATAGATAATAATCCATGTAATGAGTGTGAAGTTTGTTTGGGAATTTTAAATGAGAGCATAATGGATGTAATTGAAATAGATGCAGCATCTAATAATGGTGTGGATGATGTAAGGGAAATCAGGGAAAATGTAAAATATCCACCGACTAAAGGGAAGTATAAAGTGTATATAGTAGATGAGGTTCATATGTTGTCTACTGGTGCTTTTAATGCCCTTTTGAAAACTTTAGAAGAACCGCCTAGTTATGTGATATTTATCTTAGCTACAACAGAACCTCATAAAATACCGGCTACCATATTATCCAGGTGTCAAAGGTTTGATTTAAAGAGAATTAAGGAAGGTGATATATCAGATACTATGGAATCCATTTGTAACAACATGAATATCCATGTGGATAGACAAGCACTGGAGCTTATAGCCAGAAATTCAGATGGAGCCTTAAGGGATGCCCTTAGTATATTAGATCAGTGCGTGTCAATTAATGAAAATAATATAACATATGACAATGTGATAGATATATTAGGAACTGTAAATGATTCATATTTATTGGATTTAGTAGACAATATACAAAATGAGAATACTAAGGAATGCATGAAACTCATAGAAAATTTAGTGGATTCAGGTAAAGATATACATCAATTTATTAAGGACTTAATAACTCATTATAGGAATTTGATGATGAGCAAAATATCAGATGATTTAGAGGGAATAATAAATCTATCTAAGGAAAATGTAGAAAGGCTTTGTAACCAGAGCGAAAGCTTACCTATGAATTCTATTAGTAGAAGTATAAATCTATTATCCAAATTATCTGCCGATGCTAAATGGGCATCTCAACCAAGGGTCTTGTTAGAACTTACAATTATAAAGTTATCTTCTCCTGAGGTGGATAATTCTGTTGAAGGGCTTTTAGATAGGATAGAGTCCCTAGAGAGAAGAATAAAATTAGGTCAAATAAATGTAGTTTCTAATCCTTCTCCTATGGAAGAGGTGAAAGAAGAAGCAAAAGGTGAGTTAAAAGAGGAAATAAAAGAAGAAGTAAAGGAAGAAATGAAGCCTTCCACAGTAGTTTCCAGGGGAGATAGGTTTAATAGCATTAAAAAGGGATGGAATGATATATTAAAAGTTATTAAGAAAAAGAAAATATCATTACATGCCGTACTAATAGAAGGAAATCTAGTTGGATTTAAAAACAATAAGTTAGTAATATCCTTTGGTGATGCCTTTTCATTCCATAAAGAGATGGCAGCTCAAGGGGCTGGTTTTATACAAAGTGTAATGGAAGAGATGTATGGAAAAAAGATTGGATTGGATTTTGTTATGGAATCAGATATAAAGAACTTATCTGTTAAAAAAGAGGATGAACCAGAGACTCCACAAAATGTGGAAGGGGAAGTTGAAAAAATAAAAGAAAAGTTTGGAGATTTTAATTTAGAAATAGTTTAA
- a CDS encoding NADH-quinone oxidoreductase subunit NuoE family protein — protein MSHLNLDVQIPETENLGKEKFEELREYIKSLDTIDGALISILHKAQTIFGYLPKEVQLFVARTLDLPGAEVYGVVSFYSYFTTEPVGKYTVSVCMGTACFVRGADKVVERISERLNIKPEETTGDGLFTLKSVRCIGACGLAPVVTIGEKVYGRVTVDEMDEILDSYTGEEA, from the coding sequence ATGAGTCACTTAAATCTTGATGTACAAATTCCAGAAACTGAAAATCTAGGAAAAGAAAAATTTGAAGAGCTAAGAGAATATATAAAAAGCTTAGATACAATTGATGGTGCTTTAATTAGTATATTACACAAAGCTCAAACTATCTTTGGTTACTTACCAAAAGAAGTTCAATTATTCGTAGCTAGAACATTAGATCTTCCAGGTGCTGAAGTTTATGGTGTTGTAAGTTTTTACTCATATTTCACAACTGAACCTGTTGGTAAATATACAGTAAGCGTGTGTATGGGGACTGCATGCTTTGTAAGAGGTGCTGATAAAGTAGTAGAAAGAATCAGTGAAAGATTAAATATCAAACCTGAGGAAACTACGGGGGATGGTTTATTCACATTAAAAAGCGTTCGCTGTATAGGAGCCTGTGGTCTTGCACCAGTAGTAACTATCGGTGAAAAAGTATACGGTAGAGTTACTGTAGATGAAATGGATGAAATTCTAGATTCCTATACAGGTGAGGAGGCATAA
- a CDS encoding (2Fe-2S) ferredoxin domain-containing protein: MQIKSLDELKKIRENSLKKVNLRQTGESDSPHTEILVGMSTCGIASGARETLNALVEEVNNNNLMDVKVIQVGCIGLCHSEPIVQVNRPNEKPVVYGKIDAQTGREIIKEHIINGKVLDQYVIDADFARP; encoded by the coding sequence ATGCAAATTAAATCTTTAGATGAATTAAAAAAGATAAGAGAAAACTCCCTTAAAAAGGTGAATTTAAGACAAACTGGGGAGTCTGATTCACCACATACTGAAATCCTTGTGGGAATGTCTACATGTGGTATCGCATCTGGTGCTAGAGAAACATTAAATGCTTTAGTTGAAGAAGTTAATAACAATAACTTAATGGATGTTAAAGTTATCCAAGTAGGTTGCATAGGTCTTTGCCATTCAGAGCCAATAGTTCAGGTAAATCGTCCTAACGAAAAACCTGTAGTATATGGAAAAATCGACGCCCAAACGGGTCGTGAAATCATTAAAGAGCACATTATCAATGGAAAAGTATTAGACCAATATGTAATTGATGCTGACTTTGCTCGTCCATAA
- the nuoF gene encoding NADH-quinone oxidoreductase subunit NuoF produces MSNYRINIMVCGGTGCLASEGDKVIRNLELILKARGYDKEVQVVKTGCFGFCEQGPIIKIHPDNVFYVKVKPQDAKEIIDEHIIKGRKVERLLYEEPNMQKKIEEHENMPFYQKQLRVALRNCGLVNPEDIHEYIAFDGYAALGKVLTKMTPDEVIEEIQQSGLRGRGGGGFPTGLKWKFTRQSKADQKYIICNADEGDPGAFMDRSILEGDPHSVLESMAIAGYAIGADYGYIYIRAEYPLAIERLNVAIKQAREAGLLGKDLFGTGFNFDIDIKYGAGAFVCGEETALIHSLEGKRGEPTYKPPYPAESGYKGMPTSVNNVETFANIPPIILKGAKWFSSIGSEKSKGTKVFALAGKVNNVGLVEVPMGITLREIIYDIGGGIQHGKKFKAVQTGGPSGGVITEKDLDTPIDYESLMGIGSMMGSGGMIVMDEDNCMVNIAKFYLEFTMEESCGRCTPCRVGTKRMYEILQKITDGEGSMDDLQNLKELSHMIKGSSLCGLGQTAPNPVLSTMHFFWDEYVAHVNDKHCPTGECTGLAKYKIIPEKCVGCTACARVCPVDCIEGEVKKVHVIDESRCIKCGACFNTCKFSAIVKP; encoded by the coding sequence ATGAGCAATTATCGCATAAATATAATGGTCTGTGGAGGTACTGGGTGCCTTGCATCAGAGGGTGACAAAGTAATTAGAAACCTAGAACTTATCTTGAAGGCTCGTGGCTATGACAAAGAAGTACAAGTTGTTAAAACTGGATGTTTTGGATTCTGTGAACAAGGTCCTATCATAAAAATCCATCCAGATAATGTATTCTACGTAAAAGTTAAGCCACAGGATGCCAAAGAAATTATTGATGAACACATCATCAAGGGAAGAAAAGTTGAAAGACTTCTTTACGAAGAACCAAACATGCAGAAGAAGATCGAAGAACACGAAAATATGCCTTTCTATCAAAAGCAATTACGTGTAGCTTTAAGAAATTGTGGTTTAGTTAATCCAGAGGATATTCACGAATACATAGCATTTGATGGATATGCAGCCCTTGGGAAAGTATTAACTAAAATGACTCCAGATGAAGTTATTGAAGAAATCCAACAATCAGGACTTCGCGGTCGTGGCGGTGGTGGATTCCCAACAGGACTTAAGTGGAAATTCACTAGACAATCAAAGGCTGATCAAAAGTATATCATATGTAATGCTGACGAAGGAGATCCAGGAGCATTCATGGATAGAAGTATCCTAGAAGGTGACCCGCATTCCGTATTAGAATCCATGGCCATAGCAGGTTATGCCATAGGAGCTGATTATGGATACATCTACATCCGTGCTGAATATCCATTGGCAATCGAAAGATTAAATGTGGCTATAAAGCAAGCTCGTGAAGCTGGATTATTAGGAAAAGATCTATTCGGTACAGGATTTAACTTTGATATAGATATTAAATACGGTGCTGGAGCTTTCGTGTGTGGTGAAGAAACTGCACTTATCCACTCCTTAGAAGGTAAGCGTGGAGAGCCTACTTACAAGCCTCCATATCCGGCTGAAAGTGGATACAAAGGAATGCCAACATCTGTTAACAACGTGGAGACATTCGCAAATATTCCACCTATCATTTTAAAGGGTGCTAAATGGTTTAGCAGCATTGGAAGTGAAAAATCTAAAGGAACTAAAGTTTTTGCCTTAGCTGGAAAAGTAAACAACGTAGGTCTAGTTGAAGTTCCTATGGGTATTACTTTAAGAGAAATAATTTATGATATTGGTGGAGGAATCCAACACGGAAAGAAATTTAAGGCAGTTCAAACTGGAGGACCATCTGGTGGTGTAATCACTGAGAAAGACTTAGATACTCCAATTGATTATGAAAGTTTAATGGGTATCGGATCTATGATGGGTTCTGGTGGTATGATCGTAATGGACGAAGATAATTGTATGGTTAACATTGCTAAGTTCTACTTAGAGTTTACTATGGAAGAATCTTGTGGTAGATGTACTCCTTGTCGTGTAGGTACTAAGAGAATGTATGAAATCTTACAAAAAATCACTGACGGCGAAGGAAGTATGGACGATTTACAAAACCTAAAAGAACTATCTCATATGATTAAGGGAAGTTCCCTATGTGGACTAGGACAAACGGCTCCTAACCCAGTACTTAGTACTATGCACTTCTTCTGGGATGAATATGTTGCCCACGTTAATGACAAGCACTGTCCAACGGGAGAATGTACTGGTCTTGCTAAGTATAAAATCATTCCTGAAAAATGTGTGGGATGTACTGCCTGTGCTAGAGTTTGCCCTGTAGATTGTATTGAAGGGGAAGTTAAGAAAGTTCATGTTATAGATGAAAGTAGATGTATAAAGTGCGGAGCATGTTTTAATACATGTAAATTCAGTGCAATAGTTAAACCATAG
- a CDS encoding NADH-dependent [FeFe] hydrogenase, group A6, translating to MSKETVSIIINGEDYQVPKDSTILDVAKEARIHIPTLCHLDLHNLKAVNKAASCRVCMVEVEGRNNLAPACVTKVTEGMNIKTDSIKSIKARRMAVELLLSNHPNECFTCPKNLDCELQSLAKNLGITRIKFDGERKEYAKDTSSSSIVKDPSKCIMCRRCETMCNDVQTCGILSGLDRGFDAIVGPAFNLPMKDTSCTYCGQCVAVCPTAALTEVNATDKVWSAIEDKDKYVVAQIAPAIRVALGEEFGMAPGTIVTGKIATAMKRMGFDGVFDTDFAADLTIMEEASELIHRLENNGTLPMLTSCCPAWVKFIEHQFPELLDIPSSCKSPHIMFGAIAKTYYAEKIGVDPDKIVVVSVMPCIAKKAEAERPELTKDEANNVDLVVTTREFATMIKEAGMDFPNLPDGEFDKLMGESTGASVIFGTTGGVIEAALRTAYEWATGETLEKVDFKQLRGLDGIREASVDLKGKELKIGIAHGLGNARRLLEDIRDGKSHYHAIEIMACPGGCVGGGGQPYHHGDASIVEARHKAIYEEDAGKKLRKSHENPEIIKLYDEFLGKPLGHKSHDLLHTHYEKRDRI from the coding sequence ATGTCTAAAGAAACAGTTTCAATTATTATAAACGGTGAAGATTACCAAGTACCTAAAGATAGTACAATATTAGATGTGGCTAAGGAAGCACGTATTCATATTCCTACATTATGTCACTTAGATTTACACAATCTAAAAGCTGTAAACAAGGCTGCTTCTTGCCGTGTTTGTATGGTAGAAGTAGAAGGAAGAAATAATTTAGCTCCAGCCTGCGTTACTAAAGTAACTGAGGGAATGAACATCAAGACAGACTCTATTAAATCTATTAAGGCTAGAAGAATGGCTGTAGAGTTATTATTATCAAATCATCCAAACGAGTGTTTTACCTGTCCTAAGAACTTAGATTGTGAATTACAATCACTAGCTAAGAATTTAGGTATTACTAGAATCAAGTTTGATGGTGAAAGAAAAGAATATGCAAAAGATACTTCAAGTTCTTCAATCGTAAAGGACCCAAGCAAATGTATCATGTGTAGACGTTGTGAAACTATGTGTAATGACGTTCAAACCTGTGGAATATTATCTGGGTTAGATAGAGGCTTCGATGCTATCGTTGGACCTGCATTTAACCTTCCAATGAAAGATACTTCATGTACTTACTGCGGACAATGTGTTGCAGTATGTCCTACAGCAGCTTTAACGGAGGTTAACGCTACAGATAAGGTATGGAGCGCTATTGAAGATAAAGATAAATATGTTGTTGCCCAAATAGCACCAGCAATTCGTGTTGCCTTAGGTGAAGAATTTGGAATGGCACCAGGAACTATCGTAACTGGAAAGATTGCTACAGCTATGAAGCGAATGGGATTTGACGGAGTATTTGATACGGACTTTGCCGCTGACTTAACTATCATGGAAGAAGCATCTGAGTTAATTCACAGATTAGAAAACAATGGAACCCTTCCAATGTTAACTAGCTGCTGTCCAGCTTGGGTTAAGTTCATTGAGCATCAATTCCCAGAGTTATTAGATATACCATCTTCATGTAAGTCACCACATATTATGTTTGGTGCCATTGCTAAGACCTACTATGCTGAGAAAATTGGAGTAGACCCAGATAAGATCGTAGTAGTCTCTGTTATGCCATGTATAGCTAAGAAAGCAGAGGCTGAAAGACCAGAGCTTACTAAGGATGAAGCTAACAATGTTGACTTAGTAGTTACTACAAGAGAGTTTGCCACAATGATTAAAGAAGCAGGTATGGACTTCCCTAATTTACCAGATGGAGAATTTGATAAATTAATGGGAGAAAGTACTGGAGCATCTGTAATATTTGGTACAACTGGTGGAGTTATTGAAGCTGCCCTTCGTACTGCATATGAGTGGGCAACTGGAGAAACTTTAGAAAAGGTTGACTTTAAACAATTACGTGGGCTTGACGGTATCAGAGAAGCTTCTGTTGACTTAAAAGGAAAAGAACTTAAGATTGGTATTGCTCATGGACTTGGAAATGCCAGAAGATTATTAGAAGATATTAGGGATGGAAAGTCTCACTACCACGCTATAGAAATCATGGCCTGTCCTGGTGGATGCGTTGGTGGAGGTGGACAACCATATCACCATGGAGATGCATCTATAGTGGAAGCTCGTCATAAGGCAATCTATGAAGAAGATGCTGGTAAGAAGTTAAGAAAGTCTCATGAGAACCCAGAGATCATCAAGTTATATGATGAATTCCTAGGTAAGCCACTTGGTCACAAGTCTCATGATTTATTACACACTCACTACGAAAAGAGAGATAGAATATAA
- a CDS encoding helix-turn-helix transcriptional regulator: protein MIKLTDELKTLQSIAKTIAKQFGDKCEVVLHDFSNGYDNSIVAIENGHITGRKIGSSITNTGLENLKRIQDSKMNPKDGFHNYMTITKDGKTLRSSSSIITNDQGEVIGSLCINFDITDFILASNTMKQMIEFETPTLQNEVFVNDVNELFDIYLKECIKHVGKPIALMQKEDKIKAISYLDQKGAFLITKSGKRVCEMFGISKYTLYNYLDEIRNQQDK, encoded by the coding sequence ATGATTAAATTAACAGATGAACTTAAAACACTCCAATCCATCGCTAAGACCATTGCAAAGCAATTTGGTGATAAATGTGAAGTTGTTTTGCATGATTTTTCTAATGGCTATGATAATAGTATTGTCGCAATAGAAAATGGTCATATTACAGGACGAAAAATCGGATCTTCTATCACAAACACAGGCCTTGAAAACCTTAAACGTATACAAGATTCTAAAATGAATCCAAAAGATGGTTTTCATAACTATATGACCATTACCAAAGATGGTAAAACCTTACGGTCTTCTTCTTCTATTATAACTAATGACCAGGGTGAAGTTATTGGATCCCTCTGTATTAACTTTGATATTACAGACTTTATACTAGCTAGTAACACCATGAAGCAAATGATCGAGTTTGAAACCCCAACCCTTCAAAACGAAGTTTTTGTAAATGATGTTAACGAACTTTTTGATATATATTTAAAAGAGTGTATTAAGCATGTCGGAAAACCAATTGCTCTTATGCAAAAAGAGGATAAAATAAAAGCGATTTCATATTTAGATCAAAAGGGAGCTTTCCTTATTACTAAATCTGGCAAGCGAGTTTGTGAAATGTTTGGTATATCAAAGTATACGCTTTACAACTATTTAGACGAAATAAGAAATCAACAAGATAAATAA
- a CDS encoding ornithine cyclodeaminase family protein has protein sequence MRIINEETVRKYLTMSAGIRVMEDTLKALSNEDVVQKLRMSIHLEENNIFGLMPSYLKYKNVFGAKVISVFPENKKRFLPSHQGIVVLFENTSGQLVAIVDGEGITAVRTAAVSAVATRALSREDSEILTIMGTGVQAKSHIEAILLVRPIKKIKIWDYKVDYAEAFVETLRSELDLEIEYYKSAKDALSESDIVCTVTSARTPIIKREWLKTGVHINAVGSCTPDAREIDSETMRDCTLFVDSLESATHEAGDYLIPLKEGIIKEGHIKAEIGHVLTQKKAGRTSDEEITLFEALGLSIEDIAAAYYIYEKVQQ, from the coding sequence ATGAGAATAATCAATGAAGAGACCGTAAGAAAATATTTAACCATGTCTGCAGGGATTCGGGTTATGGAAGATACATTAAAGGCACTATCTAATGAAGATGTGGTTCAAAAGCTTAGGATGAGCATACATCTAGAGGAAAACAATATTTTTGGCCTAATGCCATCTTACTTAAAATATAAAAATGTCTTTGGTGCCAAGGTCATTTCTGTGTTTCCTGAAAATAAGAAACGCTTTTTACCGTCCCATCAAGGGATAGTTGTATTGTTCGAAAATACATCAGGACAATTAGTTGCTATTGTAGATGGTGAAGGAATTACTGCAGTTAGAACTGCTGCTGTAAGTGCTGTAGCAACAAGAGCTTTATCAAGAGAGGATAGCGAAATTTTGACGATTATGGGGACTGGTGTTCAAGCAAAAAGCCACATTGAAGCTATTCTGCTGGTAAGGCCCATAAAGAAAATCAAAATTTGGGACTATAAAGTTGATTATGCAGAAGCATTTGTAGAAACATTGAGATCGGAATTAGATTTAGAAATAGAATATTATAAGAGTGCTAAAGATGCATTATCAGAAAGCGATATTGTATGCACCGTTACTTCAGCTCGAACACCAATTATTAAGAGAGAATGGCTAAAAACAGGTGTACATATAAATGCTGTTGGATCATGTACTCCTGATGCAAGGGAAATTGATTCTGAGACCATGAGAGATTGTACTTTGTTTGTTGATTCATTAGAGTCTGCAACCCATGAAGCGGGAGACTATCTGATTCCCTTGAAAGAAGGAATTATTAAGGAGGGACACATAAAAGCTGAAATTGGTCATGTGTTAACTCAAAAGAAAGCCGGTAGGACTTCAGATGAGGAGATAACATTGTTTGAAGCGCTAGGACTTTCTATTGAAGATATTGCAGCAGCTTATTATATTTATGAAAAAGTACAACAGTAG